The following DNA comes from Meles meles chromosome 8, mMelMel3.1 paternal haplotype, whole genome shotgun sequence.
AGGATCCATTACTAATAACCATTTAAGACATTAAAGACTGAAGGAAAGTAAAGAGGTAGACTTCAAGTTTGAAATGGGCTTAGTCCTACACTTGAGGCCAAGTGAAGagacacaaaaacaaatgaatcaaaAAGAATCACTCAGAAACACCTACCTCCTGGCTCTTCCCTCCACTCGAACACTACAGTCCACACATTCACCCCTCTACCAGCCTCCAAGCCTCCACTTTGGGACCATGAGTTCTgcgaagaaaatattttctaggaaAACATTTTGGAGCTCACCACTTTTCTGAGAGCTGCTTTCACATCCTTGTTCCTCAAGCTGTAGATGAGGGGATTCAGCATGGGAATCACTATGGTGTAGAACACCGTGGCCACCTTGTCAGTATCCACACTGTTGCCAGAACTGGGCCggcaataaatgaaaagaatagttCCATGGAAGACAAGGATGGCTGTGAGGTGGGAGGCACAGGTGGAAAAGGCTTTGTGCCTTCCTTCTGCAGAGCGCATCCTCAGGATGGTGATGAGAATCAGCAAGTAGGAGGTGAAGATGATCACAATGGTGATGATCTCATTGGCAGTGGCCACAATGAACACCATGAGTTCATTAACAGAGACATCAGAGCAAGCAAATGATAAGAGAGGGGGTAGATCACAAAAGAAGTGGTTAATCACATTTGATCTATAGGATGGGATCTCAAGAGCTAAACACAGGTGGATCAGAGAACACACCATCGCCCAGAGGTAGCAGCAGGAAACCAGCTCTATACAGAGATTCTGGGACATGGTGACAGTGTACAGCAGtgggttgcagatggccacaaagcggtcataggccatcacagcCAGCAGGAAGACCTCAGTTACCACACATGTGCAAAACAAGTAGAATTGCACCATGCATCCCAGGAAGGAGATGGCTTTGTCCCTGTATAAGATATTGGACAGCATCTTTGGCACGATGATCGTGGAGTAGCAAAAATCCACAAAGGACAAGTGgctgaggaaaaagtacatgggagtgTGAAGGTGAGAGCTGACCTGAATCACTGCAATCATGCCTAGATTTCCCAAAACTGTGACTCCATAGATGAGAAGGAACAGCAGAAAGAGGAAGACTTTCAGCTCAGGGGCATCTGTT
Coding sequences within:
- the LOC123949435 gene encoding olfactory receptor 5L1-like — its product is MKEENCTSMTEFILLGLTDAPELKVFLFLLFLLIYGVTVLGNLGMIAVIQVSSHLHTPMYFFLSHLSFVDFCYSTIIVPKMLSNILYRDKAISFLGCMVQFYLFCTCVVTEVFLLAVMAYDRFVAICNPLLYTVTMSQNLCIELVSCCYLWAMVCSLIHLCLALEIPSYRSNVINHFFCDLPPLLSFACSDVSVNELMVFIVATANEIITIVIIFTSYLLILITILRMRSAEGRHKAFSTCASHLTAILVFHGTILFIYCRPSSGNSVDTDKVATVFYTIVIPMLNPLIYSLRNKDVKAALRKVVSSKMFS